A single window of Streptomyces xanthii DNA harbors:
- the obgE gene encoding GTPase ObgE — protein MTTFVDRVELHVAAGSGGHGCASVHREKFKPLGGPDGGNGGRGGDVILVVDQDVTTLLDYHHSPHRKATNGAPGAGDNRSGKDGQDLILPVPDGTVVLDKQGNVLADLVGQGTTYVAAQGGRGGLGNAALASARRKAPGFALLGVPGDLQDVVLELKTVADVALVGYPSAGKSSLISVLSAAKPKIADYPFTTLVPNLGVVTAGSTVYTVADVPGLIPGASQGKGLGLEFLRHVERCSVLVHVLDTATLESDRDPVSDLDVIEEELREYGAGLEDRPRVVVLNKIDVPDGQDLAEMVRPDLEERGYRVFEVSAVAHKGLKELSYALAELVAAHRAAKPKEESTRVVIRPKAVDDAGFTVVREEVGGEPLFRVRGEKPERWVRQTDFNNDEAVGYLADRLNRLGVEDSLMKAGARNGDGVAIGPEENAVVFDWEPSVTAGAEMLGRRGEDHRFEAPRPAAQRRRDRQAERDEAQQEYEGFEPF, from the coding sequence ATGACCACCTTCGTGGACCGCGTCGAGCTGCATGTCGCCGCGGGTAGCGGAGGCCACGGCTGTGCCTCCGTACACCGGGAGAAGTTCAAGCCGCTCGGCGGCCCCGACGGCGGCAACGGCGGCCGTGGCGGCGACGTGATCCTGGTCGTCGACCAGGACGTCACGACGCTCCTCGACTACCACCACTCCCCGCACCGCAAGGCGACCAACGGCGCGCCCGGCGCGGGCGACAACCGCTCCGGCAAGGACGGTCAGGACCTGATCCTGCCCGTGCCCGACGGCACCGTCGTCCTGGACAAGCAGGGCAACGTGCTGGCGGACCTCGTCGGCCAGGGCACCACCTACGTCGCCGCCCAGGGCGGCCGCGGCGGCCTGGGCAACGCGGCGCTGGCCTCGGCCCGCCGCAAGGCCCCCGGCTTCGCCCTCCTCGGTGTTCCCGGCGACCTCCAGGACGTCGTCCTGGAGCTGAAGACCGTCGCGGACGTGGCCCTCGTCGGCTACCCGAGCGCCGGCAAGTCCTCGCTGATCTCCGTGCTCTCGGCCGCCAAGCCGAAGATCGCCGACTACCCGTTCACGACCCTGGTCCCGAACCTGGGCGTGGTCACCGCCGGCTCCACCGTCTACACCGTCGCCGACGTGCCCGGTCTGATCCCCGGCGCCAGCCAGGGCAAGGGCCTCGGCCTGGAGTTCCTGCGCCACGTCGAGCGGTGCAGCGTGCTCGTGCACGTCCTGGACACGGCGACCCTCGAGTCCGACCGTGACCCGGTCTCCGACCTGGACGTCATCGAGGAGGAGCTCCGCGAGTACGGCGCGGGCCTGGAGGACCGGCCGCGCGTCGTCGTCCTGAACAAGATCGACGTGCCGGACGGCCAGGACCTCGCCGAGATGGTCCGCCCGGACCTGGAGGAGCGCGGCTACCGCGTCTTCGAGGTGTCGGCCGTCGCCCACAAGGGCCTCAAGGAACTGTCGTACGCGCTGGCCGAGCTGGTGGCCGCGCACCGCGCCGCGAAGCCCAAGGAGGAGTCGACCCGGGTCGTCATCCGTCCGAAGGCCGTGGACGACGCGGGCTTCACCGTGGTCCGCGAGGAGGTCGGCGGCGAGCCGCTGTTCCGCGTGCGCGGCGAGAAGCCGGAGCGCTGGGTGCGCCAGACCGACTTCAACAACGACGAGGCCGTCGGCTACCTCGCCGACCGGCTCAACCGCCTCGGCGTCGAGGACTCCCTGATGAAGGCCGGCGCCCGCAACGGCGACGGCGTCGCCATCGGCCCCGAGGAGAACGCGGTCGTCTTCGACTGGGAGCCGTCCGTGACCGCGGGCGCCGAGATGCTCGGCCGCCGCGGCGAGGACCACCGCTTCGAGGCCCCGCGCCCGGCCGCCCAGCGCCGCCGGGACCGGCAGGCGGAGCGGGACGAGGCGCAGCAGGAGTACGAGGGCTTCGAGCCCTTCTAA
- a CDS encoding bifunctional glycosyltransferase/CDP-glycerol:glycerophosphate glycerophosphotransferase, translating to MAPRLSIVVPIYDVERYLPACLDSLAAQTFEDIEVVMVDDGSPDGSADIAAAYAARDPRFVLVRRENGGLGAARNTGLRHLSGSAEFVAFVDSDDMVPPDAYRLMIASLDASGSDFVTGNVQHVNSTKVWQSPMHRILAGGAVRGTHVTRDRRLLNDRIACNKVFRRAFWERHALAFPEGVLYEDVPVILPAQFLAGAVDVISEPTYYWRLREGEAAPSITQRRTEPKAVRDRTAAVESVSRFFGSHPDPRAAELKNAYDHTVLTGDLRIFMNVLADADGAFHAEFLRVVNGYLDQVDPAVVMALPAPARIKWLLVRRHALAELLDQLRSERRGDGIEIRGLLRKYAEFPALRSLTPPLPRRARRIDPELTPHAPLQDLSFGAGRLRLEGHAWISRMEQPTRHSALKVLVLRKRGSRRTIVTPLRNTYRPEATSLSRQKHYCYDWAGWEADLDLNRLRGRHGWQEGTWRAGIGIVSGGLVRKRAVQAKGPTRAGHPPYQWLDSSYRLVPSVVKGGLNLRVERVRALVTGFAADGDRVRISGAIRVPLRPGEQGALSVLNRRTGERHRYPLDLSPAVDGVTPFTVHVPLRDVALLPGLQDPAEDAPESVPEDATARGADTVQGARRDWSTELEFTAPNGPDRRFATVVRDGVEDLQIPLPASLGARAPRHELALLAGANGYLKFSGRPLQARLTDVRWSDGRYLLQGATPAGLDGAVLVVRARDRFDEKTVPLDAFPDGTFCAEFTPATMSGPDGRLPLRSGRWNFFLRRPDPEARGGVTDIPFTIDRLAVPRFPVHGTHAGRRYAFEARWHDFPQLDCPSDLTVLERGPYRQERLRRDVYGAGRSEPLRDAVLYISYNGKQYSDSPRALHEELLRRGTDVEHLWLVRDGQVELPPTARKIRFWGTEWYEALARSRYIVTNAHLPHWLERRPGQVVLQTWHGTMLKKIGLDIEAPKFDPEYHERLRQESRNWSLLVSANRFSTPILERAMGYTGEILETGYPRNDYLYAPDREQRAAEIRKRLGVPPDKKAVLYAPTWRDDLAHRRGQFKFSLRIDVDDARRRLGADHVLLIRRHSNVVDQVPGAGDGFVVDVSEYPDIADLYLAADLLITDYSSVMFDYAHLGRPMLFFTYDLEHYRDTLRGFYFDFEADAPGPLIRTSRELVSAVRDIDAVAAAHRERSQRFRRLFCDLDDGHAAARVVDRMLAQAHEV from the coding sequence GTGGCTCCCCGCCTCAGCATCGTCGTGCCGATCTACGACGTCGAGCGGTACCTGCCCGCGTGCCTGGACTCCCTCGCGGCGCAGACCTTCGAGGACATCGAGGTCGTCATGGTCGACGACGGGTCCCCGGACGGCTCGGCGGACATCGCGGCGGCCTACGCGGCCCGCGACCCCCGCTTCGTCCTGGTCAGGAGGGAGAACGGCGGACTCGGCGCGGCCCGCAACACGGGGCTGCGGCACCTGTCCGGCTCCGCCGAGTTCGTGGCGTTCGTCGACAGCGACGACATGGTCCCGCCCGACGCGTACCGGCTGATGATCGCGAGCCTGGACGCCAGCGGCTCGGACTTCGTGACGGGCAACGTGCAGCACGTGAACAGCACCAAGGTGTGGCAGTCGCCGATGCACCGCATCCTGGCCGGCGGCGCGGTGCGCGGCACCCATGTGACCCGGGACCGGCGGCTCCTGAACGACCGCATCGCGTGCAACAAGGTGTTCCGGCGCGCCTTCTGGGAGCGGCACGCGCTCGCCTTCCCCGAGGGCGTGCTCTACGAGGACGTGCCGGTGATCCTGCCCGCCCAGTTCCTCGCCGGGGCCGTCGACGTGATCAGCGAGCCGACCTACTACTGGCGGCTGCGCGAGGGCGAGGCGGCGCCGTCCATCACCCAGCGGCGCACCGAACCGAAGGCGGTCCGCGACCGCACCGCCGCCGTCGAGTCCGTGAGCCGCTTCTTCGGCTCCCATCCGGACCCGCGCGCCGCCGAGCTGAAGAACGCGTACGACCACACCGTGCTCACCGGCGACCTGCGCATCTTCATGAACGTCCTGGCGGACGCGGACGGCGCGTTCCACGCCGAGTTCCTGCGCGTCGTCAACGGCTACCTGGACCAGGTCGACCCCGCCGTCGTGATGGCGCTGCCCGCGCCGGCCCGGATCAAGTGGCTCCTGGTCCGCCGGCACGCGCTCGCCGAGCTCCTCGACCAGCTGCGGTCCGAGCGGCGCGGCGACGGCATCGAGATCAGGGGCCTGCTGCGCAAGTACGCCGAGTTCCCGGCGCTCCGGTCGCTCACGCCCCCGCTGCCGAGGCGGGCCCGGCGGATCGATCCCGAACTCACGCCGCACGCCCCGCTCCAGGACCTCTCGTTCGGCGCGGGCCGGCTCCGTCTGGAGGGACACGCCTGGATCAGCCGCATGGAACAGCCCACGCGGCACAGCGCCCTCAAGGTCCTCGTGCTGCGCAAGCGGGGCAGCCGCCGCACGATCGTGACCCCGCTGCGCAACACGTACCGGCCCGAGGCGACGTCGCTGTCCCGGCAGAAGCACTACTGCTACGACTGGGCCGGCTGGGAGGCCGACCTGGACCTGAACCGGCTGCGCGGCCGGCACGGCTGGCAGGAGGGCACCTGGCGGGCCGGCATCGGCATCGTCTCGGGCGGCCTGGTGCGCAAGCGGGCCGTCCAGGCCAAGGGCCCCACCCGGGCGGGCCACCCGCCCTACCAGTGGCTCGACAGCTCGTACCGGCTGGTGCCGTCCGTCGTGAAGGGCGGCCTGAACCTGCGCGTGGAGCGGGTCAGGGCGCTGGTCACCGGCTTCGCGGCGGACGGCGACCGGGTGCGGATATCCGGCGCGATTCGGGTTCCGCTGCGGCCCGGCGAACAGGGCGCGCTGTCCGTCCTCAACCGCCGCACCGGCGAACGCCACCGCTACCCGCTGGACCTGTCCCCCGCCGTGGACGGCGTCACCCCGTTCACCGTGCACGTGCCGCTCCGGGACGTGGCCCTGCTGCCCGGCCTGCAGGACCCGGCCGAGGACGCCCCGGAGAGCGTCCCGGAGGACGCCACCGCGCGCGGCGCCGACACCGTGCAGGGCGCGCGCCGCGACTGGAGCACGGAGCTGGAGTTCACCGCCCCGAACGGCCCGGACCGGCGGTTCGCCACCGTCGTCCGGGACGGCGTCGAGGACCTCCAGATCCCGCTGCCCGCCTCGCTCGGCGCCCGGGCCCCACGCCACGAACTGGCCCTGCTGGCAGGCGCCAACGGCTATCTCAAGTTCTCCGGCCGGCCCTTGCAGGCGCGGCTCACCGACGTCCGCTGGAGCGACGGGCGGTACCTCCTTCAGGGGGCGACGCCGGCCGGGCTCGACGGCGCGGTGCTGGTGGTGAGGGCGCGGGACCGCTTCGACGAGAAGACGGTGCCGCTCGACGCGTTCCCGGACGGGACCTTCTGCGCCGAGTTCACCCCGGCGACGATGTCCGGGCCGGACGGCAGGCTCCCGCTCAGGAGCGGCCGTTGGAACTTCTTCCTGCGCCGCCCGGACCCCGAAGCGCGCGGCGGCGTCACGGATATCCCGTTCACCATCGACCGGCTCGCCGTCCCCCGCTTCCCCGTCCACGGCACGCACGCCGGCCGCCGGTACGCCTTCGAGGCCCGCTGGCACGACTTCCCGCAGCTCGACTGCCCCTCCGACCTCACCGTGCTGGAACGGGGCCCGTACCGCCAGGAACGGCTGCGGCGGGACGTCTACGGGGCCGGCCGGAGCGAGCCGCTGCGCGACGCCGTCCTCTACATCAGCTACAACGGCAAGCAGTACTCGGACAGCCCGCGCGCCCTCCACGAGGAACTCCTGCGCCGGGGCACGGACGTCGAGCACCTGTGGCTGGTCCGCGACGGGCAGGTCGAACTGCCGCCCACCGCACGGAAGATCAGGTTCTGGGGCACCGAGTGGTACGAGGCCCTGGCCCGCTCCCGCTACATCGTCACCAACGCGCACCTGCCGCACTGGCTGGAGCGGCGCCCCGGCCAGGTCGTCCTGCAGACCTGGCACGGCACGATGCTGAAGAAGATCGGCCTGGACATCGAGGCCCCGAAGTTCGACCCCGAGTACCACGAGCGGCTGCGCCAGGAGTCCCGCAACTGGAGCCTGCTCGTCTCGGCCAACCGCTTCAGCACCCCGATCCTGGAGCGGGCCATGGGCTACACCGGCGAGATCCTGGAGACCGGCTACCCGCGCAACGACTACCTGTACGCGCCCGACCGGGAGCAGCGCGCGGCGGAGATCAGGAAGCGGCTCGGGGTGCCGCCCGACAAGAAGGCCGTCCTGTACGCGCCGACGTGGCGGGACGATCTGGCGCACCGGCGCGGCCAGTTCAAGTTCTCGCTGCGGATCGACGTCGACGACGCGAGGCGGCGGCTCGGCGCGGACCACGTGCTGCTGATCCGGCGCCACTCGAACGTGGTGGACCAGGTGCCGGGCGCGGGCGACGGCTTCGTCGTCGACGTGTCGGAGTACCCCGACATCGCGGACCTCTACCTGGCGGCGGACCTGCTGATCACCGACTACTCGTCCGTGATGTTCGACTACGCGCACCTGGGCCGCCCGATGCTGTTCTTCACGTACGACCTGGAGCACTACCGGGACACGCTGCGCGGCTTCTACTTCGACTTCGAGGCGGACGCGCCGGGGCCGCTGATCCGCACCTCGCGGGAGCTGGTGTCGGCGGTGCGGGACATCGACGCGGTGGCGGCCGCGCACCGGGAGCGCTCGCAGCGGTTCCGGCGGCTGTTCTGCGACCTGGACGACGGGCACGCGGCGGCGCGCGTCGTCGACCGGATGCTGGCGCAGGCCCACGAGGTGTGA
- the galE gene encoding UDP-glucose 4-epimerase GalE, whose product MNWLVTGGAGYIGAHVVRALRAGGQDVVVYDDLSTGLRDRVPGDVPLVVGSVLDGPLLAATLREHAVGGVVHIAGKKRVAESVERPLHYYRENVTGLQVLLESMAGAGVDRLVFSSSAAVYGMPDVDLVTEDTACRPISPYGETKLAGEWLIAAAARAHGLRAASLRYFNVAGAAAPELADTGVFNLIPMVFEKLEAGSPPLIFGDDYATPDGTCVRDYIHVEDIASAHLAAARRLADAAEGTALTLNIGRGEGASVREMVDRILKVTGRESVSAEVTARRPGDPARVVAAADRIRAELGWSARHGIDEMIDSAWRGRRRAHA is encoded by the coding sequence ATGAACTGGCTCGTCACGGGCGGGGCCGGATACATCGGCGCGCATGTCGTCCGCGCGCTGCGCGCCGGCGGACAGGACGTCGTCGTCTACGACGACCTGTCGACGGGCCTGCGCGACCGCGTCCCCGGCGACGTGCCCCTGGTGGTCGGCAGCGTCCTGGACGGTCCGCTCCTCGCCGCCACCCTGCGCGAGCACGCCGTCGGCGGGGTCGTGCACATCGCGGGCAAGAAGCGGGTCGCCGAGTCGGTCGAGCGGCCGCTGCACTACTACCGGGAGAACGTCACCGGGCTCCAGGTCCTGCTGGAGTCGATGGCCGGGGCCGGCGTCGACCGCCTCGTCTTCTCCTCGTCGGCCGCGGTCTACGGGATGCCCGACGTCGACCTCGTCACCGAGGACACCGCCTGCCGGCCGATCAGCCCGTACGGCGAGACCAAGCTCGCGGGGGAGTGGCTGATCGCCGCTGCCGCCCGCGCCCACGGGCTGCGGGCCGCGTCGCTGCGCTACTTCAACGTCGCGGGCGCCGCCGCCCCGGAGCTCGCCGACACCGGCGTGTTCAACCTGATCCCGATGGTCTTCGAGAAGCTGGAGGCCGGCTCCCCGCCGCTGATCTTCGGCGACGACTACGCCACCCCCGACGGCACCTGCGTGCGCGACTACATCCACGTCGAGGACATCGCCTCCGCGCACCTGGCCGCCGCCCGCCGCCTGGCGGACGCCGCCGAGGGCACGGCGCTCACCCTGAACATCGGCCGCGGCGAGGGCGCCTCCGTGCGCGAGATGGTGGACCGCATCCTCAAGGTCACCGGCCGGGAGTCCGTCTCCGCCGAGGTCACCGCGCGCCGCCCCGGCGATCCCGCCCGGGTCGTGGCCGCCGCCGACCGCATCCGCGCCGAGCTCGGCTGGAGCGCCCGGCACGGCATCGACGAGATGATCGACTCCGCCTGGCGCGGCCGGCGGCGCGCGCACGCCTGA
- a CDS encoding bifunctional glycosyltransferase/CDP-glycerol:glycerophosphate glycerophosphotransferase, which translates to MTRFTLVVPVYRVQSYLSECLDSVLGQDFTDFEVIAVDDCSPDGSGELLDAYAARDERVRAVHLPENVGLGLARNAGLERARGDYVLFLDSDDTLTPGSLRAVADRLAETADPDVLIYDYARTYWDGRRRRNQLAHLLRLPDPRTVLGLADRPELLDLLQIVWNKAYRRDFVERAGLRFPPGFYEDAPWTFGALISARGIALLDRVCVEYRQHRTGGNILGTVSRRHFDVFDQYERLFAFVDARPGLAGWRPALFRKMADHYLTILERPGRLPPDARAEFFHRAAADYAARRPAGFTPPPGSARYKYALLARGSYAALAGAGLAVKARASVRRRARGAARQSGRGAMSAYYRARLHAPLDENLAVFSAYWGRGVACNPAAIDAELARLAPHVRRVWAVRAEHAGRVPRGVEHVEVGSRAYWSALARATYLVNNVNFADAVVKRPGQIHLQTHHGTPLKTMGLDQRKYPASTRMDFDRLLARCDRWDYSLSSNRYSTAVWERVYPASYTSLETGYPRNDVLVNATAADVRRVRRELGLRDDATVLLHLPTHREYQSEFVPRLDLARVAAELGPDVTLLVRGHYFYAGSERLDGARASGRVLDVSAHPRVEELYLAADALITDYSSAMFDYALLDRPIVILADDWDVYSAVRGTYFDLTAEPPGAVVRSEDALVELLGSDGWHDGAATALRAAFRRRFCAFDDGRAAERVVRRVFLGERELLPFVPYEERRRAPSPAEVAALAERTGTA; encoded by the coding sequence ATGACCAGATTCACGCTAGTTGTTCCGGTCTATCGTGTTCAGTCCTATCTTTCCGAATGCCTCGACTCGGTCCTCGGGCAGGACTTCACGGACTTCGAGGTGATCGCCGTCGACGACTGCTCGCCGGACGGCTCGGGCGAGCTCCTCGACGCGTACGCGGCGCGGGACGAGCGGGTGCGCGCCGTCCACCTGCCGGAGAACGTGGGCCTGGGCCTCGCCCGCAACGCCGGCCTGGAGCGGGCGCGCGGCGACTACGTCCTCTTCCTCGACAGCGACGACACGCTCACCCCGGGATCGCTGCGCGCCGTCGCCGACCGGCTCGCCGAGACCGCTGACCCCGACGTGCTGATCTACGACTACGCGCGCACGTACTGGGACGGCCGCCGCCGGCGCAACCAGCTCGCGCACCTGCTGCGCCTGCCCGACCCGCGCACCGTGCTGGGCCTCGCCGACCGGCCCGAGCTGCTGGACCTCCTGCAGATCGTGTGGAACAAGGCCTACCGCCGGGACTTCGTGGAGCGCGCCGGACTCCGCTTCCCGCCCGGCTTCTACGAGGACGCGCCGTGGACGTTCGGCGCGCTGATATCCGCGCGGGGGATCGCCCTGCTGGACCGCGTCTGCGTCGAGTACCGCCAGCACCGCACGGGCGGCAACATCCTGGGCACCGTCAGCCGCCGCCACTTCGACGTGTTCGACCAGTACGAGCGCCTCTTCGCGTTCGTCGACGCCCGGCCCGGCCTCGCCGGCTGGCGGCCCGCGCTGTTCCGCAAGATGGCCGACCACTATCTGACGATCCTGGAGCGGCCGGGCCGGCTGCCGCCGGACGCCCGCGCCGAGTTCTTCCACCGCGCCGCCGCCGACTACGCGGCCCGCCGCCCCGCCGGCTTCACCCCGCCCCCGGGGTCCGCCCGCTACAAGTACGCGCTCCTGGCCCGCGGTTCCTACGCCGCCCTCGCCGGGGCGGGCCTCGCGGTCAAGGCCCGCGCCTCGGTCCGGCGGCGGGCCCGCGGCGCCGCCCGGCAGTCCGGGCGGGGCGCCATGAGCGCGTACTACCGGGCCCGGCTGCACGCCCCGCTCGACGAGAACCTGGCGGTCTTCTCCGCGTACTGGGGCCGTGGCGTCGCCTGCAACCCGGCCGCGATCGACGCCGAACTCGCCCGGCTCGCCCCGCACGTGCGCCGCGTGTGGGCGGTGCGCGCGGAGCACGCCGGGCGGGTGCCGCGGGGCGTGGAGCACGTCGAGGTCGGCTCCCGCGCGTACTGGTCGGCGCTGGCCCGCGCCACGTACCTCGTCAACAACGTGAACTTCGCGGACGCGGTCGTGAAGCGCCCCGGCCAGATCCACCTCCAGACCCACCACGGCACCCCGCTCAAGACGATGGGCCTGGACCAGCGCAAGTACCCCGCGTCGACCCGTATGGACTTCGACCGGCTCCTGGCCCGCTGCGACCGCTGGGACTACAGCCTCAGCTCCAACCGCTACTCCACGGCCGTCTGGGAGCGCGTCTACCCCGCCTCCTACACGTCCCTGGAGACCGGCTACCCGCGCAACGACGTGCTGGTGAACGCGACGGCCGCCGACGTCCGCCGGGTGCGCCGGGAACTGGGCCTGCGCGACGACGCGACCGTCCTGCTCCACCTGCCGACGCACCGCGAGTACCAGAGCGAGTTCGTGCCGCGTCTCGACCTCGCCCGCGTCGCCGCCGAACTCGGGCCCGACGTCACGCTCCTGGTCCGCGGCCACTACTTCTACGCCGGGTCCGAACGGCTCGACGGGGCGCGGGCGAGCGGCCGCGTCCTGGACGTCTCCGCGCACCCGCGCGTCGAGGAGCTGTACCTCGCCGCGGACGCCCTGATCACGGACTACTCGTCGGCGATGTTCGACTACGCCCTCCTGGACCGGCCCATCGTGATCCTGGCCGACGACTGGGACGTGTACTCGGCGGTGCGCGGCACGTACTTCGACCTGACCGCCGAGCCGCCGGGCGCCGTCGTCCGGAGCGAGGACGCGCTGGTGGAGCTGCTGGGCTCCGACGGCTGGCACGACGGTGCCGCGACCGCGCTGCGGGCCGCGTTCCGGCGCCGGTTCTGCGCGTTCGACGACGGGCGGGCCGCCGAGCGCGTCGTGCGCCGGGTGTTCCTCGGCGAGCGCGAGCTGCTCCCGTTCGTCCCGTACGAGGAGCGGCGGCGCGCGCCGTCCCCGGCCGAGGTGGCGGCTCTCGCCGAGCGGACCGGCACCGCCTGA